The Nerophis lumbriciformis linkage group LG05, RoL_Nlum_v2.1, whole genome shotgun sequence genome contains a region encoding:
- the spic gene encoding transcription factor Spi-C isoform X1 — protein MRAETSSLEGHALSYKMNCLENDINQHFQDAIDVLQQHSNMSYYDSEYAYYETVVPQQPSLQCQISYCLVTPHSDVPAPMYDWSDTSLQGQQQQQTWSQMIPEASLGDSVETEPAHVYSQLPSQRNNKGLCSGRKKLRLYEYLHEALNDPDMGDSIQWSDSASGIFHFISKNKERLAESWGQRKGNRKAMTYQKMARALRNYRHTGEIIKVRRKLTYQFNPDILHRLGSGQAHRNRQPSPARRSYCGSAAPDWQNWYAPYQVQDYEQAASFNSHC, from the exons ATGAGGGCAGAAACATCCTCACTTGAGGGCCACGCTCTGTCCTACAAGATG AACTGCTTGGAAAACGACATCAATCAACACTTCCAGGACGCCATCGACGTCCTTCAGCAGCATTCCAATATGTCCTACTATGACTcag AGTACGCATACTACGAGACTGTGGTTCCCCAGCAGCCGTCTCTGCAGTGCCAGATCTCCTACTGCCTGGTCACCCCCCACTCTGACGTCCCAGCACCCATGTATGACTGGAGTGACACCAGCCTACAAGGG cagcagcagcagcagacgtGGTCTCAGATGATCCCTGAAGCCTCCTTAGGGGACTCGGTGGAAACTGAACCTGCTCACGTCTACTCCCAACTTCCGTCGCAAAGGAATAACAAAG GATTATGCTCAGGTCGCAAGAAGCTCCGACTTTACGAGTACCTCCACGAGGCCCTCAACGATCCCGACATGGGCGACTCCATCCAGTGGAGCGACAGCGCCAGCGGAATCTTCCACTTCATCTCCAAGAACAAAGAAAGGCTGGCCGAGTCCTGGGGCCAACGTAAGGGCAACCGCAAGGCCATGACCTATCAGAAGATGGCGCGGGCCCTGCGCAATTACAGGCACACGGGCGAGATCATCAAGGTCCGCCGCAAGCTCACCTACCAGTTCAACCCGGACATCCTGCACCGGCTGGGCTCGGGACAGGCGCACAGGAACCGGCAGCCGAGCCCGGCCAGACGAAGCTACTGCGGCTCTGCGGCGCCGGACTGGCAGAACTGGTATGCGCCATACCAGGTGCAGGACTACGAGCAGGCCGCAAGCTTCAACTCGCATTGCTGA
- the spic gene encoding transcription factor Spi-C isoform X2 gives MRAETSSLEGHALSYKMNCLENDINQHFQDAIDVLQQHSNMSYYDSEYAYYETVVPQQPSLQCQISYCLVTPHSDVPAPMYDWSDTSLQGQQQQQTWSQMIPEASLGDSVETEPAHVYSQLPSQRNNKGRKKLRLYEYLHEALNDPDMGDSIQWSDSASGIFHFISKNKERLAESWGQRKGNRKAMTYQKMARALRNYRHTGEIIKVRRKLTYQFNPDILHRLGSGQAHRNRQPSPARRSYCGSAAPDWQNWYAPYQVQDYEQAASFNSHC, from the exons ATGAGGGCAGAAACATCCTCACTTGAGGGCCACGCTCTGTCCTACAAGATG AACTGCTTGGAAAACGACATCAATCAACACTTCCAGGACGCCATCGACGTCCTTCAGCAGCATTCCAATATGTCCTACTATGACTcag AGTACGCATACTACGAGACTGTGGTTCCCCAGCAGCCGTCTCTGCAGTGCCAGATCTCCTACTGCCTGGTCACCCCCCACTCTGACGTCCCAGCACCCATGTATGACTGGAGTGACACCAGCCTACAAGGG cagcagcagcagcagacgtGGTCTCAGATGATCCCTGAAGCCTCCTTAGGGGACTCGGTGGAAACTGAACCTGCTCACGTCTACTCCCAACTTCCGTCGCAAAGGAATAACAAAG GTCGCAAGAAGCTCCGACTTTACGAGTACCTCCACGAGGCCCTCAACGATCCCGACATGGGCGACTCCATCCAGTGGAGCGACAGCGCCAGCGGAATCTTCCACTTCATCTCCAAGAACAAAGAAAGGCTGGCCGAGTCCTGGGGCCAACGTAAGGGCAACCGCAAGGCCATGACCTATCAGAAGATGGCGCGGGCCCTGCGCAATTACAGGCACACGGGCGAGATCATCAAGGTCCGCCGCAAGCTCACCTACCAGTTCAACCCGGACATCCTGCACCGGCTGGGCTCGGGACAGGCGCACAGGAACCGGCAGCCGAGCCCGGCCAGACGAAGCTACTGCGGCTCTGCGGCGCCGGACTGGCAGAACTGGTATGCGCCATACCAGGTGCAGGACTACGAGCAGGCCGCAAGCTTCAACTCGCATTGCTGA